A genomic window from Triticum urartu cultivar G1812 chromosome 7, Tu2.1, whole genome shotgun sequence includes:
- the LOC125521099 gene encoding uncharacterized protein LOC125521099 — protein sequence MAQSHDQVLASASLLHLPVTVLPVPLGDLAAPTTPSSALKVMMLLLGGGFPLAVVPSGGCLSSEFLVPLFSDDDAVDWLLILVWSRWFSCGGGAVHRSCFRCPPELLPHLVQLRHCRRHQGPGDVVVVVGPPVAVLTSRGAVVVVLSTGSPAGAVDVRVR from the exons ATGGCGCAGTCCCATGACCAGGTGCTCGCCTCCGCCTCCCTCCTGCACCTTCCGGTGACCGTGCTCCCTGTCCCGCTCGGCGACCTCGCTGCTCCGACGACCCCAAGCTCCGCCTTAAAG GTCATGATGCTGTTGCTAGGCGGTGGTTTTCCGTTGGCGGTGGTGCCTTCCGGTGGTTGTCTGTCATCGGAGTTCCTGGTGCCGCTCTTCTCTGACGATGATGCTGTGGATTGGCTGCTGATTTTGGTTTGGTCACGGTGGTTTTCCTGTGGTGGTGGTGCTGTCCATCGGAGCTGCTTCCGTTGCCCACCGGAGCTCCTGCCGCACCTTGTTCAGCTCCGTCACTGCCGACGTCATCAAG GTCCCGGTGATGTTGTGGTTGTGGTGGGTCCTCCGGTGGCGGTGCTGACATCCAGGGGTGCTGTGGTGGTGGTGCTGTCCACCGGATCTCCTGCTGGTGCTGTCGACGTCCGTGTCCGCTGA